TCTTGAATTGCCGCTTTTAGAAGCGCTTTGTTATCCCGAGCATCATACGGCGCTATAACTTTAAGACCAGGAACGTTTGCATACCAAGCCGCATAGTTCTGGCTGTGCTGAGCGCCTACACGAGATGCGGCACCGTTCGGACCACGGAATACGATAGGACATTCAACAACACCGCCAGACATGTAACGTGTTTTTGCCGCTGAGTTGATGATATGGTCAATCGCCTGCATTGCGAAGTTGAACGTCATAAACTCAATCACAGGCTTAAGGCCAGCGAACGCCGCGCCAGCGCCAAGGCCAGCAAAACCATGTTCTGTAATTGGTGTATCAATCACACGCTCAGGGCCGAATTCATCAAGAAGACCCTGAGTAACCTTATAGGCGCCCTGATATTCAGCAACCTCTTCACCCATAACGAATACGTCAGGGTCTTTGCGCATTTCTTCAGCCATAGCATCACGAAGGCTTTCGCGGACCGTCTGGCTGACCATTGCTGTACCTTCTGGAATTTCAGGATCGTCAGCTACTGCAACAGCAACCGGGCCAGCAGGTACTACGAATACTTCTTCCTGAATAGGTGCGATTTCAACGGCAGGTGCTGGCGCTGGAACAGCAGCGCCGCCCGCCGCAACACTGGCAACATCTTCATCTTCTTCAGCAAGCATCGCGATGAGTGTGCCAACAGCGACATCTTCAGCGCCCTCTTCAATGTAAATTTTCGCGACTGTACCTTCGTCAACCGCTTCAACTTCCATCGTTGCTTTATCTGTTTCGATTTCAGCGATTACATCGCCGCTTTCAATAGTATCGCCTTCTTTCACAAGCCATTTTGCAAGTGTGCCTTTCTCCATCGTTGGGGAAAGTGCAGGCATAGTAATTTCAATAGCCATTATTCAAAACCCCTTAAGCAAGCACATCAGTGTATAGTTCAGAAAGATCAGGCTCTGGGCATTCCTGAGCAAAAGCAGCAGCTTCAGCCACAACAGCTTTCACATCTTTATCAATGCCTTTAAGCGCTGCTTCGTCCATAATGCCCGCATCAAGGATCATGTTTTTGATCTGGTCGATAGCATCATGATCTGAGCGCATCTTCTGCACTTCTTCCTTAGAACGGTATTTCGCCGGATCAGACATCGAGTGACCGCGGTAACGATATGTCTTCATCTCAAGGATATAAGGGCCTTTGCCTTCGCGGCAGTGTTTTACAGCTTTGTCCATTGCAGCACGAACAGCCAGAACATTCATACCATCAACCTGTTCACCAGGAATACGGAAACTTTCACCGCGGCGGTAGAGCTCAATTTCAGAGCTTGAGCGATTTACGCTTGTACCCATCGCATATTGGTTGTTCTCAATGATATAAACAACAGGAAGGTTCCAGATTTGAGCCATGTTAAAGCTCTCGTATACCTGTCCTTGGTTTGCTGCACCATCGCCAAAATAAGCAACACCTACATTATCGGTTTTTTTGTATTTAGCCGCAAATGCGAGACCTGTGCCAAGAGAAACCTGTGCACCCACGATACCGTGACCACCGTAGAAACCATTCTCAGGATCAAACATATGCATTGAACCGCCCTTACCTTTAGAACAGCCACCTGAGCGTCCGGTAAGTTCAGCCATCACAGCTTTAGCGTCAGTACCTGCAACAAGCATATGGCCATGCTCGCGGTAACCAGTGATAACGCTATCGCCCTTTTTCAATGCTGTTTGAACGCCGACAACTACGGCTTCCTGACCAATATAGAGGTGACAGAAACCACCAATAAGACCCATACCGTACATTTGACCCGCTTTTTCTTCAAAGCGGCGGATCAACAACATATCTTTATAAAAATCAACTAGCTCATCATTGGTAGGTTTATAGAGAGCTGTTTTGCTGCTGCGGCGTTTTGGGGAGGCTGCAGCTTTTGTAGATGTCTTTTTTGTAGTCATTTAGACCTTCCTGAGAAAGGAAATAGGAGAATACCTATCGAACTTCACTTCGTCACAATAGATAACCCTCTAGAAGGTCTTTTGCAAGGGGGTATAAATAATTGAAATATATAGATTTTATTTAATTAACTTGTTTTTAGTTAATTAATGTATTCAATTATTCTAGAAACAGAATAACTTCATCCTGATGCGCAAAACCAAGACGCGCCCTCACCTGTTCTTCAAGAAGATCAGGATCAACCGTTTGACCGCCCATTTTCTCTGTACGCATTTCCAAAGCACTACGAACCGCTGCAATGTCTTGTGCTTGCTGCTTAAGTGCAAATTCTTGCTGCTCAAGCTCCTTTAGCGCAGACAAAGAGCTCTCCCCCTGAAACGCATGGATTGCGAAATAAGCAATCAGGAAAAACCACAAACCGGTTGCCCAAGCTTGGCTAATATTCTTTGATATGTGCGCGATCTTTTTCATAAAACGAATCATCTCATAAGCGACTCGGTCATGCAAGATAAAAATCAATAAAATCAAAGGTTTTTTGATAAAAAAATGCCACTAGATTCGCAAGTGATTCTAGTGGCATGCTTTTTAAGATTCTAAGCTTATTTTCTCAGGATAGATGTTCCTGCGTAAACAGCTGTATCACCAAGCTCTTCCTCAATACGAATAAGCTGATTGTATTTAGCGAGACGATCAGAACGGGCAAGTGAACCTGTTTTGATCTGGCCACAGTTAAGCGCTACAGCTAGATCAGCAATCGTTGCATCTTCTGTTTCGCCAGAGCGGTGAGACATCACAGATGTGTAGCGAGCGCGGTGCGCCATGTCTACAGCTTTCATTGTTTCGCTGAGCGTACCAATCTGGTTTACCTTAACGAGAATGGAGTTGCCCACGCCCTGCTCAATACCGTCAGCAAGACGCGCCGGATTTGTTACAAACAGATCATCACCAACAAGCTGGCATTTGTCACCAACCATATCAGTCAGGATTTTCCAACCTTCCCAATCATCTTCATCCATGCCGTCTTCGATGGAAATAATTGGATAACGCGCAACTAAGTCTGCCCAGTATTCAGCCATTTCCTGACTGGTAAGCGTCTTACCCTCACCTTTCAGGTTATAAGTACCATCCTTGTAGAATTCGCTCGATGCAGCATCAATTGCCAGATAAACGTCTTCACCCGCCTTGTAACCAGCGCTCTCAATAGCTTCCATAATGAATTTGATCGCATCTTCGGAACCAGCGAGGTTTGGAGCGAAACCACCTTCATCACCAACGGCCGTATTATGCCCAGCAGCGCTTAGCTTTGCCTTAAGCTCATGGAAAATTTCAGCACCGATACGGATAGCATCTGTACAGCTATCAGCGTTTACCGGCATGATCATGAATTCTTGAACATCGATAGGGTTATCAGCATGCTCACCACCGTTGATGATATTCATCATCGGTACAGGCATAACATGTGCGTTTGCGCCGCCGATATAGCGGTATAGCGGAACACCAAGGCTGTCCGCGCTCGCCTTTGCAATCGCAAGAGAAATACCGAGAATAGCATTCGCACCCAGGCGGCTCTTATTTTCGGTACCATCGATTTCCATCATGGCTTGGTCGATCATCAACTGATCTTCGCTATCCAGGCCAACAAGCGCTTCAAATAGTTCACCATTTACGGCTTCAACAGCTTTTTGAACACCTTTACCGCAGTAGCGGCCACCACCGTCACGCAATTCAACGGCTTCGTACGCGCCGGTAGACGCGCCAGATGGCACTGCAGCACGGCCAAAACCACCGTCTTCAAGAATAACATCAACTTCAACAGTTGGGTTGCCGCGACTATCTAGAATTTCGCGACCTACAATATCAATAATTGCGCTCATGGAGATTTCCTTAATGCTCAAAAGAGAAAAGGGGTAAACAGATGCGGGTTAAATACCCACATTCCGCCAAAATCGCAAGTATTGAGAAGAATGTAACGCAGATTTAACTGATTATAGCTGCCAGTGGTCCTCAAGCGCATAGAAAAGTGTGCGTAACCGTTCAAGCTGCATTGGTCCGACATTATCGGCTAACCCCTTTTGTGATAACTCTATTTGCGCTTTTAAAGCTGCAAGGTCGAGCCGCTTTTCATCTGTGTTCGGCTGAAACCGAAAACGAAGCTCTGCCTCACCTAGTAACGCATCAAGCCTAGGGGAAGACCAAATTACGAACTGTTGAGAGAATTTTCTGAGATCAAGCAGTGCATCATTCAAGCGGCGCCACTCCAGCCCCTGTCCGATTGTGTCCAATTCCTTAAGTCGCAAATAAAGCTGAGAATGTGCTACTTCTTTTCCTCGTTGAGCTGCCAAGGCCCTGGAGGCTGCAAAATACTCCGCGGCCTTTTCATAAACACCAGCGTCGCTTGACGCAGAAGCAGCCTCTGTTAATAGCTGAATACGAATAGATGGTTCGGTCGCCACTGGTTGGCTTTGAAGTGCAAATTGCCATGCAGCAACAGCCTTTTGAAGCTTTCCTGATGCATATAGGCTTCTGGCGCGCAATAAACTAAAACGTGCCATTAAAATATGATCTTCAGGGTAATATTTGCCGAATTCTCGCCAAGCACGTTCAATATCAGAAGATAGTTTTTTCAGGGTGACAGGGTTATTTTCACCTGAATGTTGTACAACTAATTCAGTTGCTACATTCAGTGCTTCAACGGATTTTTCTTCGTCTTTATCAGCAGTTACACTCCAACTAACGCAGACAGACAATAATATTGCACCAACTAATCTCAGCATTCTCTTACCCTCTATAGATATCACTATCATAAGAACTTTGGCTTTATGATGCAAAAAGGAGGCCTAAAAGCCCCCTTTTTAAAGAAATAGTTTTGCCTAAAATTAAACCAAGCGGCTCTGCTTTAATGCAGCCTCAATGAAGCTTGCAAACAGTGGGTGCGGATCAAATGGCTTTGACTTAAGTTCAGGGTGGAACTGCACGCCAATATACCAAGGATGATCCGGAAGCTCGATAATTTCAGGAAGCTCACCATCAGGTGACATGCCAGAGAATAAAACCCCAGCTTCTTCTAGCTGCTTAACATAGCCAATATTCACTTCATAGCGGTGACGGTGACGTTCCTCAATTTCAGTTTTGCCGTAGATCTCAGCTACTTTAGAACCTTCCTTCAGAACGGCAGGATAGGCACCAAGGCGCATTGTGCCGCCAAGATCTGTATCTTCGGTACGCTGTTCAACACTACCGTCTTCGCGGACCCACTCGGTGATCAAGCCTACTAGCGGATTAGCTTGTTCGCCAAATTCTGTCGAACCTGCATCTTTTACACCCGCCATATTGCGTGCTGCTTCAACAGTTGCCATCTGCATGCCCAGGCAAATACCAAAATAAGGCACATTGTGCTCGCGCGCGAATTTCGCAGCTGCGATCTTGCCCTCTGTTCCGCGCTTACCAAAACCGCCTGGCACAAGGATAGCGTTCACATTCTCAAGTTTTTCCATCGCATCTTCACTTTCGAAGATTTCAGATTCGAACCACTTGATATTTACTTTCGCGCGGTTTGCGATACCGCCATGGACAATAGCTTCGTTTAGTGATTTATAAGCATCCGGCAGGCCAGTATATTTACCAACAACAGCAACCGTTACCTCACCCTCAGGCTTTTTGATACGATCAACAATATCTTCCCAACGAGATAGATCTGGTTTTTCTGAATGCGCGAGGCCAAAAGCCTTCAACACTTCATTATCAAGACCCTCTTTATGGTAAGAAATCGGCACTTCATAGATTGTGCTTACGTCAAGCGCTGGGATTACCGCGGTTTCTGCTACGTTGCAGTAAAGTGACATCTTACGACGGTCGCTATCCGGGATCGGATGCTCAGAACGACAAACAAGAATATCTGGCTGAATACCAATGGAACGAAGATCTCGCACGCTGTGCTGTGTAGGTTTAGTTTTCAACTCACCCGCCGCAGCTAGGTAAGGCACAAGTGTTAGGTGTGTGAAAATTGAACGGCCACGACCAAGTTCAATAGATAGCTGGCGAATAGCTTCCATAAATGGAGCTGCTTCAATATCACCCGCTGTACCGCCAATTTCACAAAGCATGAAATCGATACCGTCCTGCTCTGCAAGGGCAAAATCCTTAATGGCATCTGTTACATGCGGGATAACCTGTACTGTACCTCCCAGATAATCACCACGACGCTCTTTTTGAATGATCTGCGAATAGATACGGCCAGATGTCACATTATCGCTCTGGCGTGAGGCAACACCAGTGAAACGCTCATAGTGACCAAGATCAAGATCAGTCTCTGCACCATCATCAGTTACAAATACTTCACCATGCTGGTATGGGCTCATTGTTCCTGGATCAACATTCAAATAAGGATCAAGCTTACGCAAACGAACGGAATAACCACGCGCCTGTAACAGCGCACCCAAAGATGCAGAAAGCAAACCTTTTCCAAGTGAACTTACCACACCACCAGTAATGAAAATATAGCGTGTCATATCGCCTCTCTTAAACAACACTTTATGTCCGCCAAGCACTGGCAGACAGATGAATTACGCTTCTACAAAAAGAGAAACGGGGGCTCTTGGCCCCCGCTTTAAAGTCTCTTTGTCTTACCCACCGTTTGGAACGGTAGGTATTTCAGGGAGTTGGTCAGCTGGTTTTTCAACCGGCTGCTCTTCAGCCGCTTCCACCACCGCATCAGCTTCACTTTGCTTATTAGCTGCATACCAGCCAAGAAGTAATGAATTTGCTAAAAATACTATTGCCAACCATTTTGTTGTTTTAGTCAACAGGTCGCCCGCGCCACGCGCAGTCATCATACCACCTTGACCGCCGCCAATACCAAGTGCGCCACCTTCAGAACGCTGAAGAAGAATTGTAACTACCAGCGCAAGTGCAACAATCAAATGGATGCTCAGCAAAACTGTTTGCATTAACCTGTCCTAAAACATTT
This DNA window, taken from Kordiimonas sp. SCSIO 12603, encodes the following:
- the eno gene encoding phosphopyruvate hydratase is translated as MSAIIDIVGREILDSRGNPTVEVDVILEDGGFGRAAVPSGASTGAYEAVELRDGGGRYCGKGVQKAVEAVNGELFEALVGLDSEDQLMIDQAMMEIDGTENKSRLGANAILGISLAIAKASADSLGVPLYRYIGGANAHVMPVPMMNIINGGEHADNPIDVQEFMIMPVNADSCTDAIRIGAEIFHELKAKLSAAGHNTAVGDEGGFAPNLAGSEDAIKFIMEAIESAGYKAGEDVYLAIDAASSEFYKDGTYNLKGEGKTLTSQEMAEYWADLVARYPIISIEDGMDEDDWEGWKILTDMVGDKCQLVGDDLFVTNPARLADGIEQGVGNSILVKVNQIGTLSETMKAVDMAHRARYTSVMSHRSGETEDATIADLAVALNCGQIKTGSLARSDRLAKYNQLIRIEEELGDTAVYAGTSILRK
- a CDS encoding CTP synthase; this encodes MTRYIFITGGVVSSLGKGLLSASLGALLQARGYSVRLRKLDPYLNVDPGTMSPYQHGEVFVTDDGAETDLDLGHYERFTGVASRQSDNVTSGRIYSQIIQKERRGDYLGGTVQVIPHVTDAIKDFALAEQDGIDFMLCEIGGTAGDIEAAPFMEAIRQLSIELGRGRSIFTHLTLVPYLAAAGELKTKPTQHSVRDLRSIGIQPDILVCRSEHPIPDSDRRKMSLYCNVAETAVIPALDVSTIYEVPISYHKEGLDNEVLKAFGLAHSEKPDLSRWEDIVDRIKKPEGEVTVAVVGKYTGLPDAYKSLNEAIVHGGIANRAKVNIKWFESEIFESEDAMEKLENVNAILVPGGFGKRGTEGKIAAAKFAREHNVPYFGICLGMQMATVEAARNMAGVKDAGSTEFGEQANPLVGLITEWVREDGSVEQRTEDTDLGGTMRLGAYPAVLKEGSKVAEIYGKTEIEERHRHRYEVNIGYVKQLEEAGVLFSGMSPDGELPEIIELPDHPWYIGVQFHPELKSKPFDPHPLFASFIEAALKQSRLV
- a CDS encoding septum formation initiator family protein, encoding MIRFMKKIAHISKNISQAWATGLWFFLIAYFAIHAFQGESSLSALKELEQQEFALKQQAQDIAAVRSALEMRTEKMGGQTVDPDLLEEQVRARLGFAHQDEVILFLE
- the pdhA gene encoding pyruvate dehydrogenase (acetyl-transferring) E1 component subunit alpha, with the protein product MTTKKTSTKAAASPKRRSSKTALYKPTNDELVDFYKDMLLIRRFEEKAGQMYGMGLIGGFCHLYIGQEAVVVGVQTALKKGDSVITGYREHGHMLVAGTDAKAVMAELTGRSGGCSKGKGGSMHMFDPENGFYGGHGIVGAQVSLGTGLAFAAKYKKTDNVGVAYFGDGAANQGQVYESFNMAQIWNLPVVYIIENNQYAMGTSVNRSSSEIELYRRGESFRIPGEQVDGMNVLAVRAAMDKAVKHCREGKGPYILEMKTYRYRGHSMSDPAKYRSKEEVQKMRSDHDAIDQIKNMILDAGIMDEAALKGIDKDVKAVVAEAAAFAQECPEPDLSELYTDVLA
- a CDS encoding pyruvate dehydrogenase complex E1 component subunit beta, whose product is MAIEITMPALSPTMEKGTLAKWLVKEGDTIESGDVIAEIETDKATMEVEAVDEGTVAKIYIEEGAEDVAVGTLIAMLAEEDEDVASVAAGGAAVPAPAPAVEIAPIQEEVFVVPAGPVAVAVADDPEIPEGTAMVSQTVRESLRDAMAEEMRKDPDVFVMGEEVAEYQGAYKVTQGLLDEFGPERVIDTPITEHGFAGLGAGAAFAGLKPVIEFMTFNFAMQAIDHIINSAAKTRYMSGGVVECPIVFRGPNGAASRVGAQHSQNYAAWYANVPGLKVIAPYDARDNKALLKAAIQDPNPVVFLENELMYGETFDVPDLPDYTAPIGKARIFTEGTDVTIVSYSITVGEAIKAAEMLAEEGISAEVIDLRTIRPLDLDTLIESVKKTNRCVVAEEGWPQCSVASDVSAQLMEQAFDYLDAPVTRVNSVDVPLPYANNLEKAAVVSAGDIVKAAKAVCYAD
- the secG gene encoding preprotein translocase subunit SecG, producing the protein MQTVLLSIHLIVALALVVTILLQRSEGGALGIGGGQGGMMTARGAGDLLTKTTKWLAIVFLANSLLLGWYAANKQSEADAVVEAAEEQPVEKPADQLPEIPTVPNGG